From one Candidatus Acidulodesulfobacterium acidiphilum genomic stretch:
- a CDS encoding HlyD family secretion protein translates to MNGENEKAETAQNDSLKEADSKFTKKNIITASIILLIAIIGGIFVLRWYIFGLTHVYTEDAEVDGHIVSISTMVPGNIKAVYVHKNEIVKKGELIARINDSTYYPEMLQAKENYKLAKAKLFSAGGNVAQFIGNSYNAYYINRLSYTTASANLHKAKLSYILAKKNYLRGLALLNKQFITKEQFDTLDTQYLISRQAFISAQSALRTARRNYVESRYIKSVSYANKLTTLIPIEKAVKVAQAAYKVALANYKNTFIYSPINGVITEKMSYAGEYVTPSTPIVMENNLKRVWVTANVKETVIGNVKKGDPVTITVDSFPGKVFRGTVKFVGSVTTSKFALIPTNNPSGTFTKVTHRLPVRIEILNDKNHLLKPGMMVEVTINTAGKSGK, encoded by the coding sequence ATGAACGGAGAAAACGAAAAAGCCGAAACGGCGCAAAACGACTCTTTAAAAGAAGCTGACAGCAAATTTACCAAAAAAAATATTATTACCGCTTCTATTATACTTTTAATTGCAATTATAGGCGGTATATTCGTACTAAGATGGTATATTTTCGGGCTTACCCACGTATATACGGAAGATGCCGAGGTTGACGGACATATAGTCTCAATAAGCACTATGGTTCCGGGCAATATAAAAGCAGTTTACGTACATAAAAACGAAATAGTTAAAAAAGGCGAGCTTATAGCCCGCATTAATGATTCGACGTATTATCCCGAAATGCTTCAGGCTAAAGAAAATTATAAACTTGCAAAGGCAAAACTATTTAGCGCCGGAGGTAATGTTGCGCAATTCATAGGAAACTCTTATAACGCATACTACATTAACAGGCTGTCTTATACGACTGCTTCGGCAAATCTCCATAAAGCAAAATTATCGTATATACTTGCCAAAAAAAATTATTTGAGGGGACTTGCCCTTTTAAATAAACAGTTTATAACAAAAGAACAGTTCGATACCCTTGATACCCAGTATCTAATTTCAAGACAGGCTTTTATATCGGCTCAGTCGGCACTTAGAACCGCAAGAAGAAATTATGTGGAATCCAGATATATAAAGAGCGTTTCTTACGCAAACAAACTGACGACGCTTATTCCTATAGAAAAGGCAGTTAAGGTAGCTCAAGCCGCTTATAAAGTTGCTCTCGCCAACTATAAAAATACTTTTATATATTCGCCTATAAACGGCGTCATAACCGAAAAAATGTCTTACGCAGGCGAATATGTTACGCCGAGTACACCTATAGTTATGGAAAATAATTTGAAGCGCGTCTGGGTAACTGCGAACGTAAAAGAAACAGTCATAGGTAACGTTAAAAAAGGAGACCCTGTTACTATTACGGTAGACTCTTTTCCAGGAAAAGTTTTTAGAGGTACGGTTAAATTCGTAGGTTCGGTTACGACCTCTAAATTTGCATTAATTCCTACAAATAACCCTTCGGGAACATTTACAAAAGTAACGCACAGGCTTCCCGTCAGGATTGAGATATTAAACGACAAAAATCATCTTTTAAAGCCCGGCATGATGGTCGAAGTAACTATAAATACGGCCGGTAAATCCGGAAAATAA
- a CDS encoding TolC family protein encodes MKIKSCIKYADRYIYKYSIKTILIIVFAAVYFTASFLSPFAAKGAYAFYLKPVRHSGRLITLNEAYKLAVNRNDTIKAAKESYYQSSLLKWSAIGMVLPDISLKYTDQRMHKNSAPVPTQFAPLMGNIFLFFFPNYQYSFTLNEPLFNVGAIPAYMAAENKEKSSKMSLNNVSAGTLYSVAVDYYTVLNDVSLIKADHKTFKEAKAHLELTTAKLNAGLAIITDLLQAKSQFYAAKQELISAKNKLKSDKAALASLLGVSRHFITTKPKQPLFKKTELRKLIVLAYNNNPGLKSLKFAQKSASDQTAYYESQYIPKINFSASYNALSNSHFIPAGSTNFWTAGATLTMPIFQGANRIISIEKTRSEANEAMYDTLQEKRNLKAQVISMFYNVKSLKSQVGTLRHEEKFASKNFTLVEEEFKAGVATSVDVVTALAELTRARHNLLSAKLDYYESVLDLKRLIGSFKRKLIDMKIDKFN; translated from the coding sequence ATGAAAATTAAAAGTTGCATTAAATATGCAGATAGATATATATATAAATATTCGATTAAAACGATACTTATAATCGTATTTGCCGCCGTCTATTTTACGGCTTCATTTTTATCTCCTTTTGCCGCCAAAGGCGCATACGCATTCTATCTTAAACCGGTCAGACATTCGGGCAGGCTGATTACATTGAACGAAGCTTATAAGCTTGCCGTTAACCGCAACGACACCATAAAAGCCGCAAAAGAAAGCTATTATCAGTCGTCACTTTTAAAATGGTCTGCCATAGGTATGGTTTTGCCGGATATTTCGCTTAAATATACCGACCAGAGAATGCATAAAAATTCGGCTCCGGTTCCGACGCAGTTTGCGCCGCTTATGGGTAATATATTTTTATTCTTTTTTCCTAACTACCAGTATAGTTTTACGTTAAACGAACCTCTGTTTAACGTCGGCGCTATTCCGGCTTATATGGCGGCGGAAAATAAGGAAAAGTCTTCTAAAATGTCTCTTAATAACGTTTCCGCAGGCACTCTTTACAGCGTAGCGGTTGATTATTATACCGTTTTAAACGACGTAAGCTTAATAAAAGCAGACCATAAAACGTTTAAAGAAGCAAAAGCCCATCTTGAGCTTACTACCGCAAAGCTTAACGCGGGACTTGCTATTATAACCGACCTTCTGCAGGCAAAATCTCAGTTTTATGCTGCAAAGCAGGAGCTTATAAGCGCTAAAAATAAGTTAAAATCGGATAAGGCGGCGCTTGCTTCCCTGCTGGGCGTCAGCCGCCATTTTATAACGACTAAGCCTAAACAGCCCCTGTTTAAAAAAACCGAACTTCGCAAATTAATCGTTCTTGCATATAATAACAACCCCGGTTTGAAGTCCCTGAAATTTGCCCAAAAATCGGCATCCGACCAGACGGCGTATTACGAGTCCCAGTATATTCCGAAAATAAATTTTTCGGCTTCATACAACGCTTTGTCAAACAGCCACTTTATTCCGGCGGGTTCTACTAATTTTTGGACGGCCGGCGCTACCTTGACTATGCCTATATTTCAGGGCGCTAATAGGATTATTTCCATAGAAAAGACGCGTTCCGAGGCAAACGAAGCTATGTATGATACGCTTCAGGAAAAGAGAAATCTTAAAGCTCAGGTAATATCGATGTTCTATAACGTAAAAAGTTTAAAATCGCAGGTCGGTACTCTTAGGCACGAAGAAAAATTTGCTTCTAAAAATTTTACCCTTGTAGAAGAAGAATTTAAAGCAGGAGTGGCTACAAGCGTCGACGTTGTTACTGCGCTTGCGGAACTTACGAGGGCGAGGCATAATCTGCTTTCGGCAAAGCTCGATTATTACGAATCCGTTTTGGATTTAAAAAGACTTATCGGTTCTTTTAAAAGAAAACTTATAGATATGAAAATCGATAAATTTAACTAA
- a CDS encoding ubiquinone/menaquinone biosynthesis methyltransferase — translation MSEKINNIFTSIAEVYDFWGHVFSFGIDGLWRLEVAKEAVSSDNGNLGDYRILDVATGTGSIAIDISRKAKAANKHVEIVGVDFNADMVNIAENKIKKKKINNICFKVEDAMDLVEPGCAYDVVTAGFLLRNVDDVETFSDELRRVLKKGGKFIILEMGRPENNFFNIFFKIYFIFIRLIGSFIDKKAYEWLTYSILAFDRKKMLKILGEKRFKDLKIKNLPFHIGFIITGIKS, via the coding sequence ATGTCGGAAAAAATAAATAACATTTTTACCTCTATAGCCGAAGTATATGATTTCTGGGGGCATGTATTCAGTTTCGGAATCGACGGGCTTTGGCGTCTCGAAGTAGCAAAAGAAGCGGTTTCCTCGGATAACGGTAATTTAGGCGATTACAGAATTCTCGATGTCGCTACGGGAACGGGTTCTATTGCCATAGATATATCCAGAAAAGCAAAAGCCGCAAATAAACATGTCGAGATAGTCGGCGTAGATTTTAATGCCGATATGGTCAATATCGCCGAAAATAAGATTAAAAAGAAAAAGATAAACAATATTTGTTTTAAAGTAGAGGACGCCATGGATTTAGTCGAACCGGGATGCGCCTATGACGTAGTTACCGCAGGTTTTTTGCTGAGGAACGTGGACGACGTAGAAACATTTTCCGACGAGCTGAGAAGAGTTTTAAAAAAAGGAGGCAAATTTATTATACTGGAAATGGGCAGGCCGGAGAATAATTTTTTCAATATTTTCTTTAAAATATATTTTATTTTTATAAGATTAATAGGCTCTTTTATAGATAAAAAAGCATATGAATGGCTTACATACAGCATACTGGCGTTCGACAGAAAAAAAATGCTTAAAATACTAGGCGAAAAAAGATTTAAAGACTTAAAGATTAAAAATCTTCCTTTCCATATCGGCTTTATAATTACCGGAATAAAAAGTTAA